In Mangifera indica cultivar Alphonso chromosome 1, CATAS_Mindica_2.1, whole genome shotgun sequence, a single genomic region encodes these proteins:
- the LOC123222468 gene encoding ABC transporter D family member 1-like isoform X2: protein MQFWYMPDILASKSKRKQLRQLIFIVWRSAPLAMPSLQLLQLTKHGQSVISSRRKALLLASGILVAGGTAAYLQSRFSHRKPDSFAQYNGVEDNEAKPGKGAKDGINQKKSKAKKGGSKSLKVLAAILLSEMGQLGARDLLALVGIVVLRTALSNRLAKVQGFLFRAAFLRRVPLFFRLISENILLCFLLSTMHSTSKFITGTLSLRFRKILTKLIHSRYFENMAYYKISHVDRRITNPEQRIASDVPKFCSELSELVQDDLIAVTDALLYTWRLCSYASPKYFFWMVAYVLGAGGMIRNFSPAFGKLMSKEQQLGGEYRQLHSRLRTHAESIAFYGGENREDSNIQKKFKSLTRHMSTVLHEHWWFGMIQDFLLKYLGATVAVVLIIEPFFAGHLRPESSTLGRAEMLSNLRYHTSVIISLFHSLGTLATSSRKLNRLSGYADRIHELVVLSRELSIDDKSSSQRNGSRNYFSEANYIEFSGVKVVTPTGNVLVEDLTLKVEPGSNLLITGPNGSGKSSLFRVLGGLWPLVSGHIAKPGVGSDLNKEIFYVPQRPYTAVGTLRDQLIYPLTAKQEVEPLTHSGMVELLKNVDLEYLLDRYPPEKEVNWGDELSLGEQQRLGMARLFYHKPKFAILDECTSAVTTDMEKRFCAKVRAMGTSCITISHRPALVAFHDVVLSLDGEGEWRVHYRRDDAPVITNSVINMSKSSETDRQTSAMAVEQAFVMAKKDSTFSNSKTQSYISEVIAKSSSVDHSVSLPSFPQLRSPSRGLPLRVAAMSKVLVPTVLDKQGAQLLAVAFLVLSRTWISDRIASLNGTTVKYVLEQDKASFVRLIGVSILQSAASSFIAPSLRYLTGRLALRWRIRMTQHLLKNYLRNNAFYKVFNMSSKSIDADQRITQDLEKLTSDLAGLVTGMVKPSVDILWFTWRMKLLTGQRGVAILYVYMFLGLGFLRTVTPDFGDLTGREQQLEGTFRFMHERLRTHAESIAFFGGGSREKDMIDSRFRELLNHSLLLLKKKWLFGILDDFVTKQLPNNVTWGLSLLYALEHKGDRALTSTQGELAHALRFLASVVSQSFLAFGDILELHRKFLELSGGINRIFELEELLYAAQSEVDGTNSHSQHNFHSEDAISFSELDIITPAQKMLARQLTYDVVPGKSLLVTGPNGSGKSSIFRVLRGLWPVVSGSLAKPSQHIIEEGRSGCGIFYVPQRPYTCLGTLRDQIIYPLSHEEAKRRALRLHGEVDSTNILDAYLKCILENVRLSYLLERVEVGWDADLNWEDTLSLGEQQRLGMARLFFHRPKLGILDECTNATSVEIEEQLYRLAQDMGITFVTSSQRPALIPFHSMELRLIDGEGNWELRTIKQ, encoded by the exons ATGCAATTTTGGTACATGCCAGATATTTTGGCTTCTAAAAGCAAGAGGAAACAACTACGGcaattgatatttattgtttGGAGAAGTGCACCTCTGGCTATGCCTTCTCTACAACTGTTGCAGCTGACCAAGCATGGTCAAAGTGTTATATCTTCAAGAAG GAAAGCTCTGTTGCTAGCCAGTGGTATCTTAGTTGCTGGTGGAACTGCTGCCTATCTGCAATCACGATTTAGCCACAGAAAACCTGATTCTTTTGCTCAGTACAATGGGGTTGAAGATAATGAAGCAAAACCTGGCAAGGGGGCTAAGGACGGTATTAACCAGAAGAAAAGCAAGGCAAAAAAAGGAGGATCAAAATCACTAAAGGTTCTAGCAGCAATTCTATTGTCTGAGATGGGACAATTGGGTGCAAGGGATCTTCTGGCATTAGTGGGCATAGTG GTGTTAAGAACTGCTTTGAGCAACAGATTAGCAAAAGTGCAAGGATTTCTATTTCGGGCTGCTTTTCTTCGACGTGTACCATTATTTTTCCGATTAATATCTGAAaatattttgttgtgttttcttCTGTCAACTATGCATTCTACTTCAAAGTTTATTACTGGGACCTTAAGTTTGCGGTTTAGAAAAATATTGACAAAGCTCATCCATTCACGTTATTTTGAG AACATGGCATATTACAAAATATCACATGTTGATCGCCGGATTACTAATCCTGAGCAAAGAATTGCAAGTGATGTACCAAAGTTCTGCTCAGAGTTGAGTGAACTTGTACAAGATGATTTGATTGCAGTTACTGATGCTCTGCTTTATACGTGGCGGCTGTGTTCTTATGCCAGTCCAAAATACTTTTTCTGGATGGTG GCATATGTGTTGGGTGCAGGGGGCATGATCAGAAACTTCTCTCCTGCATTTGGGAAACTAATGTCAAAAGAACAACAACTAGGAGGGGAATATCGGCAACTTCATTCCCGGTTAAGGACCCATGCAGAAAGCATAGCATTTTATGGTGGGGAAAACAGAGAAGATTCAAATATTCAGAAGAAATTTAAGAGTCTCACTAGGCATATGAGCACTGTCCTTCATGAACATTGGTGGTTTGGCATGATTCAAGACTTCTTGTTGAAGTATCTTGGTGCTACAGTTGCTGTTGTTTTGATTATTGAGCCCTTTTTTGCTGGACATCTTAGACCTGAGTCTTCAACTTTGGGACGAGCTGAGATGTTAAGCAATTTAAGATACCATACTAGTGTCATAATTTCTCTGTTCCACTCCCTGGGAACTCTTGCCACAAGTTCAAGAAAGCTCAATCGTCTCAG TGGTTATGCTGATCGGATTCATGAGTTAGTGGTTCTATCAAGAGAGCTAAGTATTGATGATAAATCTTCTTCACAAAGAAATGGAAGCAGGAATTACTTTAGTGAAGCCAATTACATTGAGTTTTCTGGTGTAAAG GTTGTTACCCCCACTGGTAATGTTTTGGTGGAGGATTTGACTCTAAAGGTTGAGCCAGgttcaaatcttttaattacaG GTCCAAATGGTAGTGGGAAGAGCTCTCTTTTCCGAGTTCTAGGTGGGCTTTGGCCACTGGTGTCTGGCCATATTGCAAAACCAGGGGTTGGTTCTGATCTTAATAAGGAGATTTTCTATGTGCCACAACGACCATACACAGCTGTAGGAACGCTGCGTGACCAGTTAATATATCCTCTTACTGCAAAGCAAGAGGTTGAACCGTTAACTCATAGTGGAATGGTGGAGTTGTTGAAAAAT GTGGACCTTGAGTACCTACTAGATCGTTACCCACCAGAAAAAGAAGTTAATTGGGGTGATGAGCTATCTCTTGGAGAGCAACAAAGGCTGGGAATGGCAAGACTGTTCTACCATAAGCCGAAATTTGCAATTCTTGATGAGTGCACTAGTGCTGTGACAACTGATATGGAGAAACGTTTCTGTGCTAAAGTTCGAGCCATGGGAACATCATGCATAACTATATCTCATCGTCCAGCGCTAGTAGCATTTCATGACGTGGTTTTGTCTTTGGATGGAGAAGGAGAATGGCGTGTTCATTACCGAAG GGACGACGCTCCTGTCATAACCAACTCTGTGATCAATATGAGCAAGTCTTCTGAGACAGATCGCCAAACTAGTGCGATGGCTGTTGAACAAGCATTTGTCATGGCTAAAAAG GACTCCACTTTCTCAAATTCAAAGACCCAATCATACATATCAGAGGTGATAGCAAAGTCCTCCTCTGTGGATCATAGTGTTTCATTGCCCAGCTTTCCACAACTTCGAAGTCCTTCAAGGGGATTGCCACTGAGAGTGGCTGCCATGTCCAAAGTATTG GTGCCCACAGTACTTGACAAACAAGGAGCACAACTACTTGCGGTTGCATTTCTTGTTCTTTCCAGAACATGGATTTCTGATCGGATTGCCTCGTTGAATG GAACCACTGTGAAGTATGTTTTGGAGCAGGATAAGGCCTCCTTTGTTCGTTTAATTGGTGTTAGCATTCTTCAAAGTGCTGCTTCTTCTTTCATTGCCCCTTCACTAAG GTACTTGACTGGCAGGTTGGCCCTTCGATGGAGAATTCGTATGACTCAACACTTACTAAAGAACTACTTAAGAAATAATGCATTTTACAAG GTTTTCAACATGTCTAGCAAAAGCATTGATGCTGATCAGCGAATAACTCAAGATTTGGAAAAGTTAACCTCTGATCTGGCAGGTTTGGTGACTGGTATGGTTAAGCCTTCTGTTGACATTCTCTG GTTTACTTGGAGAATGAAGCTCTTGACAGGTCAGAGAGGAGTTGCCATACTCTATGTGTATATGTTCCTTGGTTTGGGTTTTCTAAGGACTGTTACTCCTGACTTTGGTGATTTGACAGGTCGAGAACAACAACTTGAAGGAACCTttag gTTCATGCATGAAAGATTACGTACTCATGCCGAATCTATTGCTTTCTTTGGAGGAGGTTCTCGAGAAAAAGAT ATGATTGATTCAAGATTCAGGGAGCTTCTTAACCACTCTCTGTTacttttaaaaaagaaatggtTGTTTGGTATACTAGATGATTTTGTCACTAAGCAACTTCCCAATAACGTGACTTGGGGGTTGAGTTTGTTATATGCTTTAGAACACAAGGGAGATCGGGCCCTGACTTCCACTCAAG GTGAGCTGGCACATGCATTACGGTTCCTAGCCTCTGTTGTATCTCAAAGCTTTTTAGCTTTTGGTGATATTCTTGAATTGCATAGAAAGTTCCTTGAGCTTTCAGGTGGAATCAATCGAATCTTTGAGCTTGAAGAGCTTCTATATGCTGCTCAGTCTG AGGTTGATGGGACCAATAGTCATTCACAACATAATTTTCATTCTGAAGATGCCATTTCTTTTTCTGAGCTGGATATTATTACCCCAGCGCAGAAAATGTTGGCCAGGCAGCTGACATATGATGTAGTACCTGGGAAGAGCCTGCTTGTTACTG GTCCAAACGGAAGTGGTAAAAGCTCCATTTTCAGAGTCTTAAGAGGTCTCTGGCCTGTTGTCAGTGGAAGTCTTGCAAAACCATCACAGCATATTATTGAAGAGGGCAGATCAGGTTGTGGGATCTTCTATGTTCCACAGAGGCCATATACTTGCTTAGGAACCTTGAGGGATCAAATTATTTATCCTCTTTCTCATGAGGAAGCAAAACGCAGGGCATTAAGGCTTCATGGAGAAG
- the LOC123222468 gene encoding ABC transporter D family member 1-like isoform X1, with product MQFWYMPDILASKSKRKQLRQLIFIVWRSAPLAMPSLQLLQLTKHGQSVISSRRKALLLASGILVAGGTAAYLQSRFSHRKPDSFAQYNGVEDNEAKPGKGAKDGINQKKSKAKKGGSKSLKVLAAILLSEMGQLGARDLLALVGIVVLRTALSNRLAKVQGFLFRAAFLRRVPLFFRLISENILLCFLLSTMHSTSKFITGTLSLRFRKILTKLIHSRYFENMAYYKISHVDRRITNPEQRIASDVPKFCSELSELVQDDLIAVTDALLYTWRLCSYASPKYFFWMVAYVLGAGGMIRNFSPAFGKLMSKEQQLGGEYRQLHSRLRTHAESIAFYGGENREDSNIQKKFKSLTRHMSTVLHEHWWFGMIQDFLLKYLGATVAVVLIIEPFFAGHLRPESSTLGRAEMLSNLRYHTSVIISLFHSLGTLATSSRKLNRLSGYADRIHELVVLSRELSIDDKSSSQRNGSRNYFSEANYIEFSGVKVVTPTGNVLVEDLTLKVEPGSNLLITGPNGSGKSSLFRVLGGLWPLVSGHIAKPGVGSDLNKEIFYVPQRPYTAVGTLRDQLIYPLTAKQEVEPLTHSGMVELLKNVDLEYLLDRYPPEKEVNWGDELSLGEQQRLGMARLFYHKPKFAILDECTSAVTTDMEKRFCAKVRAMGTSCITISHRPALVAFHDVVLSLDGEGEWRVHYRRDDAPVITNSVINMSKSSETDRQTSAMAVEQAFVMAKKDSTFSNSKTQSYISEVIAKSSSVDHSVSLPSFPQLRSPSRGLPLRVAAMSKVLVPTVLDKQGAQLLAVAFLVLSRTWISDRIASLNGTTVKYVLEQDKASFVRLIGVSILQSAASSFIAPSLRYLTGRLALRWRIRMTQHLLKNYLRNNAFYKVFNMSSKSIDADQRITQDLEKLTSDLAGLVTGMVKPSVDILWFTWRMKLLTGQRGVAILYVYMFLGLGFLRTVTPDFGDLTGREQQLEGTFRFMHERLRTHAESIAFFGGGSREKDMIDSRFRELLNHSLLLLKKKWLFGILDDFVTKQLPNNVTWGLSLLYALEHKGDRALTSTQGELAHALRFLASVVSQSFLAFGDILELHRKFLELSGGINRIFELEELLYAAQSEVDGTNSHSQHNFHSEDAISFSELDIITPAQKMLARQLTYDVVPGKSLLVTGPNGSGKSSIFRVLRGLWPVVSGSLAKPSQHIIEEGRSGCGIFYVPQRPYTCLGTLRDQIIYPLSHEEAKRRALRLHGEGNKTVDSTNILDAYLKCILENVRLSYLLERVEVGWDADLNWEDTLSLGEQQRLGMARLFFHRPKLGILDECTNATSVEIEEQLYRLAQDMGITFVTSSQRPALIPFHSMELRLIDGEGNWELRTIKQ from the exons ATGCAATTTTGGTACATGCCAGATATTTTGGCTTCTAAAAGCAAGAGGAAACAACTACGGcaattgatatttattgtttGGAGAAGTGCACCTCTGGCTATGCCTTCTCTACAACTGTTGCAGCTGACCAAGCATGGTCAAAGTGTTATATCTTCAAGAAG GAAAGCTCTGTTGCTAGCCAGTGGTATCTTAGTTGCTGGTGGAACTGCTGCCTATCTGCAATCACGATTTAGCCACAGAAAACCTGATTCTTTTGCTCAGTACAATGGGGTTGAAGATAATGAAGCAAAACCTGGCAAGGGGGCTAAGGACGGTATTAACCAGAAGAAAAGCAAGGCAAAAAAAGGAGGATCAAAATCACTAAAGGTTCTAGCAGCAATTCTATTGTCTGAGATGGGACAATTGGGTGCAAGGGATCTTCTGGCATTAGTGGGCATAGTG GTGTTAAGAACTGCTTTGAGCAACAGATTAGCAAAAGTGCAAGGATTTCTATTTCGGGCTGCTTTTCTTCGACGTGTACCATTATTTTTCCGATTAATATCTGAAaatattttgttgtgttttcttCTGTCAACTATGCATTCTACTTCAAAGTTTATTACTGGGACCTTAAGTTTGCGGTTTAGAAAAATATTGACAAAGCTCATCCATTCACGTTATTTTGAG AACATGGCATATTACAAAATATCACATGTTGATCGCCGGATTACTAATCCTGAGCAAAGAATTGCAAGTGATGTACCAAAGTTCTGCTCAGAGTTGAGTGAACTTGTACAAGATGATTTGATTGCAGTTACTGATGCTCTGCTTTATACGTGGCGGCTGTGTTCTTATGCCAGTCCAAAATACTTTTTCTGGATGGTG GCATATGTGTTGGGTGCAGGGGGCATGATCAGAAACTTCTCTCCTGCATTTGGGAAACTAATGTCAAAAGAACAACAACTAGGAGGGGAATATCGGCAACTTCATTCCCGGTTAAGGACCCATGCAGAAAGCATAGCATTTTATGGTGGGGAAAACAGAGAAGATTCAAATATTCAGAAGAAATTTAAGAGTCTCACTAGGCATATGAGCACTGTCCTTCATGAACATTGGTGGTTTGGCATGATTCAAGACTTCTTGTTGAAGTATCTTGGTGCTACAGTTGCTGTTGTTTTGATTATTGAGCCCTTTTTTGCTGGACATCTTAGACCTGAGTCTTCAACTTTGGGACGAGCTGAGATGTTAAGCAATTTAAGATACCATACTAGTGTCATAATTTCTCTGTTCCACTCCCTGGGAACTCTTGCCACAAGTTCAAGAAAGCTCAATCGTCTCAG TGGTTATGCTGATCGGATTCATGAGTTAGTGGTTCTATCAAGAGAGCTAAGTATTGATGATAAATCTTCTTCACAAAGAAATGGAAGCAGGAATTACTTTAGTGAAGCCAATTACATTGAGTTTTCTGGTGTAAAG GTTGTTACCCCCACTGGTAATGTTTTGGTGGAGGATTTGACTCTAAAGGTTGAGCCAGgttcaaatcttttaattacaG GTCCAAATGGTAGTGGGAAGAGCTCTCTTTTCCGAGTTCTAGGTGGGCTTTGGCCACTGGTGTCTGGCCATATTGCAAAACCAGGGGTTGGTTCTGATCTTAATAAGGAGATTTTCTATGTGCCACAACGACCATACACAGCTGTAGGAACGCTGCGTGACCAGTTAATATATCCTCTTACTGCAAAGCAAGAGGTTGAACCGTTAACTCATAGTGGAATGGTGGAGTTGTTGAAAAAT GTGGACCTTGAGTACCTACTAGATCGTTACCCACCAGAAAAAGAAGTTAATTGGGGTGATGAGCTATCTCTTGGAGAGCAACAAAGGCTGGGAATGGCAAGACTGTTCTACCATAAGCCGAAATTTGCAATTCTTGATGAGTGCACTAGTGCTGTGACAACTGATATGGAGAAACGTTTCTGTGCTAAAGTTCGAGCCATGGGAACATCATGCATAACTATATCTCATCGTCCAGCGCTAGTAGCATTTCATGACGTGGTTTTGTCTTTGGATGGAGAAGGAGAATGGCGTGTTCATTACCGAAG GGACGACGCTCCTGTCATAACCAACTCTGTGATCAATATGAGCAAGTCTTCTGAGACAGATCGCCAAACTAGTGCGATGGCTGTTGAACAAGCATTTGTCATGGCTAAAAAG GACTCCACTTTCTCAAATTCAAAGACCCAATCATACATATCAGAGGTGATAGCAAAGTCCTCCTCTGTGGATCATAGTGTTTCATTGCCCAGCTTTCCACAACTTCGAAGTCCTTCAAGGGGATTGCCACTGAGAGTGGCTGCCATGTCCAAAGTATTG GTGCCCACAGTACTTGACAAACAAGGAGCACAACTACTTGCGGTTGCATTTCTTGTTCTTTCCAGAACATGGATTTCTGATCGGATTGCCTCGTTGAATG GAACCACTGTGAAGTATGTTTTGGAGCAGGATAAGGCCTCCTTTGTTCGTTTAATTGGTGTTAGCATTCTTCAAAGTGCTGCTTCTTCTTTCATTGCCCCTTCACTAAG GTACTTGACTGGCAGGTTGGCCCTTCGATGGAGAATTCGTATGACTCAACACTTACTAAAGAACTACTTAAGAAATAATGCATTTTACAAG GTTTTCAACATGTCTAGCAAAAGCATTGATGCTGATCAGCGAATAACTCAAGATTTGGAAAAGTTAACCTCTGATCTGGCAGGTTTGGTGACTGGTATGGTTAAGCCTTCTGTTGACATTCTCTG GTTTACTTGGAGAATGAAGCTCTTGACAGGTCAGAGAGGAGTTGCCATACTCTATGTGTATATGTTCCTTGGTTTGGGTTTTCTAAGGACTGTTACTCCTGACTTTGGTGATTTGACAGGTCGAGAACAACAACTTGAAGGAACCTttag gTTCATGCATGAAAGATTACGTACTCATGCCGAATCTATTGCTTTCTTTGGAGGAGGTTCTCGAGAAAAAGAT ATGATTGATTCAAGATTCAGGGAGCTTCTTAACCACTCTCTGTTacttttaaaaaagaaatggtTGTTTGGTATACTAGATGATTTTGTCACTAAGCAACTTCCCAATAACGTGACTTGGGGGTTGAGTTTGTTATATGCTTTAGAACACAAGGGAGATCGGGCCCTGACTTCCACTCAAG GTGAGCTGGCACATGCATTACGGTTCCTAGCCTCTGTTGTATCTCAAAGCTTTTTAGCTTTTGGTGATATTCTTGAATTGCATAGAAAGTTCCTTGAGCTTTCAGGTGGAATCAATCGAATCTTTGAGCTTGAAGAGCTTCTATATGCTGCTCAGTCTG AGGTTGATGGGACCAATAGTCATTCACAACATAATTTTCATTCTGAAGATGCCATTTCTTTTTCTGAGCTGGATATTATTACCCCAGCGCAGAAAATGTTGGCCAGGCAGCTGACATATGATGTAGTACCTGGGAAGAGCCTGCTTGTTACTG GTCCAAACGGAAGTGGTAAAAGCTCCATTTTCAGAGTCTTAAGAGGTCTCTGGCCTGTTGTCAGTGGAAGTCTTGCAAAACCATCACAGCATATTATTGAAGAGGGCAGATCAGGTTGTGGGATCTTCTATGTTCCACAGAGGCCATATACTTGCTTAGGAACCTTGAGGGATCAAATTATTTATCCTCTTTCTCATGAGGAAGCAAAACGCAGGGCATTAAGGCTTCATGGAGAAG